A region of Lycium barbarum isolate Lr01 chromosome 1, ASM1917538v2, whole genome shotgun sequence DNA encodes the following proteins:
- the LOC132613019 gene encoding uncharacterized protein LOC132613019 produces the protein MLDYPVALKFPDDSGPCSSRAVLPYEVTSQIVDNLPLPAYISAFIFSVLPLLAYCYHFETNFSSLWIAVSKNWIKISINAVDNLVRVHDETKSCVAASESAKRTCLESRLDSLESKFDYVMHCVESLVRLHSENKSCKACASGKRRQPDLGYSVNDDVKLDAHLGKEENMLCKSRSTKNETSPVLDMLCDAVVSSSSQLSDKTQTLSQFEKEFVKENEDRVKEIAAINNAFQCGYYVFSSNEASQNVNEAAATVQDNRKHQSFKRVTGLSITEPPRSFYTKYNKTNDSRLLRRYFGVEDGKRNLEMRDLKNVMSAENVDFEDDLDAVMLAEVYILGRVLLGAINLHISMVKKLLVSEEYTSGKRGKGVVDESPDNSSGDGSESEDANIAGKSTESSSLERRIEFLENVCHVKLDRILNNQQKEKARMDQLISALQKVGLNFESQSASDAENVRRHVDSPRHVEKGRRKSTRSVRKSAATKRKTKQAMSRKNVEQSSIGQRKRSVQSDVGEDIADLEQMEDVQAGSSERTVDETELRGKIQFYKRRKLRKTLQDANASLNVAFEDVFGEGQANMTCPMETNVEQVESLNATENVVVEEQFASEQFGDANREESNVSPPKEHMLENLEQIQDDVVVVSDHLERDLSPARDDRIEEGDTLVSPHHDESIVSQAERNATRNVEAKFPSVVVEEQLGGEQFGDANCEESIVSSPKRDMAQNLEQTTLENLEHIRRETPEAQVSNEGDERVVVPHIGVMPEPINAVEPSRSEPANADLPEPINAVEPLRSEPANAD, from the exons ATGCTGGATTATCCAGTTGCACTTAAATTTCCTGATGATTCAGGCCCTTGTTCTTCCCGTGCGGTTTTGCCATATGAAGTTACTTCTCAGATAGTTGAT aatctgccccttccggcatacatttctGCTTTCATATTTTCAGTCCTGCCCCTACTGGCATACTGTTATCATTTTGAGACTAATTTTAGTAG TCTCTGGATAGCCGTTtcgaagaattggataaaaaTTTCGATTAATGCTGTGGATAACTTAGTTCGTGTACATGATGAAACAAAGTCATGTGTAGCAGCTTCTGAAAGTGCTAAAAGAACTTGTTTAGAAAGTAGACTTGACAGTTTGGAAAGTAAatttgattatgtgatgcatTGTGTTGAAAGTTTAGTTCGACTGCATAGCGAAAACAAATCTTGTAAAGCTTGTGCATCTGGTAAAAGAAGACAACCTGATTTGGGTTATTCAGTGAATGATGATGTGAAGTTAGATGCACATCTTGGAAAAGAGGAGAATATGCTTTGTAAATCAAGGTCTACAAAAAATGAGACGTCTCCCGTGCTCGATATGCTCTGTGATGCTGTTGTTTCTTCATCAAGTCAACTGTCTGATAAAACTCAAACTCTTTCTCAGTTTGAAAAGGAATTTGTGAAAGAAAATGAAGACCGCGTTAAAGAAATTGCTGCAATTAATAATGCTTTTCAATGCGGATATTATGTGTTTTCTTCTAATGAAGCATCACAAAATGTAAATGAAGCAGCAGCTACTGTTCAAGATAATAGAAAAC ACCAATCATTTAAAAGAGTCACTGGGTTATCAATTACTGAACCTCCTAGATCTTTCTATACTAAATATAACAAAACCAATGATAGTCGTCTTTTGAgaagatattttggtgttgaagaTGGTAAAAGGAATTTGGAAATGAGGGATTTGAAGAATGTGATGAGTGCTGAAAATGTAGATTTTGAAGATGACCTTGATGCGGTGATGCTAGCAGAGGTATACATTCTTGGTCGTGTTTTATTGGGCG CAATAAATCTCCACATTTCAATGGTGAAGAAATTGCTTGTATCCGAAGAGTACACGAGTGGAAAG CGAGGTAAAGGGGTGGTTGATGAATCTCCAGACAATTCAAGTGGTGATGGAAGTGAATCTGAAGATGCCAATATTGCTGGCAAATCCACTGAAAGCTCTTCTCTAGAGCGTCGCATTGAG TTCCTGGAAAATGTTTGTCATGTTAAATTGGATAGGATTTTGAATAATCAACAGAAGGAGAAGGCCCGGATGGATCAGCTGATTTCTGCTTTGCAAAAAGTAGGGttaaattttgaatcccaaaGTGCTTCTGATGCTGAAAATGTTCGTCGACATGTTGATTCTCCTCGTCATGTTGAAAAGGGTAGGCGCAAGAGCACAAGATCTGTTCGTAAAAGTGCTGCTACTAAAAGGAAAACTAAACAAGCCATGTCTCGTAAAAATGTTGAGCAATCTTCCATTGGGCAACGAAAAAGATCGGTGCAATCTGATGTTGGGGAAGATATTGCTGATCTTGAACAG ATGGAAGATGTGCAAGCCGGTTCTAGCGAAAGAACCGTTGATGAGACAGAGTTGCGAGGCAAAATCCAGTTTTACAAGAGAAGAAAATTACGCAAAACATTACAAGATGCAAATGCTTCTCTAAATGTGGCATTTGAAGATGTTTTTGGAGAAGGCCAAGCAAATATGACATGTCCCATGGAGACAAATGTTGAACAAGTTGAATCtctaaatgcaaccgaaaat gttgttgtggaggaacaattTGCCAGTGAACAGTTTGGTGACGCCAATCGTGAAGAATCCAACGTATCTCCACCGAAAGAACATATGCTTGAAAATCTTGAGCAAATTCAAGATGACGTTGTGGTGGTTTCTGATCATCTCGAACGAGATTTATCTCCTGCCAGAGATGATAGGATAGAAGAGGGTGATACGTTGGTGTCGCCTCATCATGATGAATCCATTGTATCTCAAGCTGAAAGAAATGCAACTAGAAATGTTGAGGCTAAATTTCCTTCG gttgttgtagAGGAACAATTGGGCGGTGAACAGTTTGGTGACGCCAATTGCGAAGAATCCATTGTATCTTCACCAAAAAGAGATATGGCTCAAAATCTTGAGCAAACAACACTTGAAAATCTTGAGCATATAAGACGTGAAACACCTGAAGCTCAAGTTTCTAACGAGGGTGATGAACGCGTTGTTGTTCCTCATATTGGTGTTATGCCCGAGCCTATTAATGCGGTTGAGCCATCGAGGAGCGAACCAGCCAATGCAGACCTGCCCGAGCCTATTAATGCGGTTGAGCCATTGAGGAGCGAACCAGCCAATGCAGACTAG